The following proteins are co-located in the Phreatobacter oligotrophus genome:
- a CDS encoding methyltransferase, producing the protein MTATMPDRRAGPFERLAGWLKQRRDRLVADPAFQRFSASFPLTRGTAHRHASDLFDLCAGFVYSQVLFACVRLDLFAMLTRGPLPLSDIAARARLSPEAADRLVRAAIALGLLEWRGDTVGLGLKGAALTGNPGALAMVEHHAMLYADLADPIALLRGEAPPSHLRRFWAYGDGGSAEAADSAADYTALMARSQALVADDILDAYPVDKHRVVLDVGGGNGTFLAALHRRAPAAELHLFDLPAVTAHAAHNPALPESVMIHGGRFPDDPLPAGMDLVTLVRVVHDHEDAVVCPLLKRVHEALVPGGSIVIAEPMAESAAVAPMADAYFGFYLLAMGQGRARSPDTLMAMLVEAGFQAPRRVATRRPLFAGLVTATRHS; encoded by the coding sequence ATGACCGCCACCATGCCGGACCGGCGCGCGGGCCCTTTCGAGCGGCTCGCCGGCTGGCTGAAGCAGCGCCGTGATCGGCTCGTCGCCGATCCGGCGTTTCAGCGTTTCTCGGCCTCGTTCCCGCTGACCCGGGGCACGGCGCATCGCCATGCCAGCGACCTCTTCGATCTGTGTGCCGGCTTTGTCTATTCGCAGGTGCTCTTCGCCTGCGTGAGGCTGGACCTCTTCGCGATGCTGACGCGCGGGCCTCTGCCGCTCTCCGACATTGCTGCACGTGCCCGCCTCTCGCCGGAGGCGGCGGACCGGCTGGTGCGGGCGGCCATCGCCCTCGGCCTCCTGGAATGGCGAGGCGACACGGTTGGCCTCGGCCTCAAGGGCGCGGCGCTGACCGGCAATCCCGGCGCGCTCGCCATGGTCGAGCACCATGCCATGCTCTATGCGGACCTCGCCGACCCGATCGCGCTGCTGCGCGGCGAGGCTCCGCCCTCCCATCTCAGGCGCTTCTGGGCCTATGGCGATGGCGGCTCGGCGGAGGCGGCGGATTCGGCGGCTGACTACACCGCGCTCATGGCGCGCTCGCAGGCGCTGGTGGCCGACGACATCCTTGACGCCTATCCGGTCGACAAGCACCGGGTCGTGCTCGATGTCGGTGGCGGCAACGGCACCTTCCTCGCCGCGCTCCACCGCCGCGCGCCCGCGGCCGAGCTCCACCTCTTCGACCTGCCGGCGGTGACGGCCCATGCCGCACACAATCCGGCCCTGCCCGAATCGGTGATGATCCATGGCGGCCGATTCCCCGACGATCCGCTCCCTGCGGGCATGGATCTCGTCACGCTGGTCCGTGTCGTCCACGACCATGAAGATGCCGTGGTGTGCCCCCTCCTGAAGCGGGTCCACGAGGCCCTGGTGCCGGGTGGAAGCATCGTCATCGCCGAGCCCATGGCGGAATCGGCAGCGGTCGCGCCGATGGCCGATGCCTATTTCGGCTTCTACCTGCTCGCCATGGGCCAGGGCCGCGCCCGCTCGCCTGACACTTTGATGGCCATGCTGGTCGAGGCCGGTTTCCAGGCGCCGCGCCGCGTTGCGACCCGCCGGCCGCTCTTCGCCGGCCTTGTCACGGCGACGCGTCACTCCTGA
- a CDS encoding polyprenyl synthetase family protein produces MDLGIRIEKALDVALTKAEGADCPPGLAAALRYAVFPAGHRIRPRLVMAVSEACGGSDPDAADAAAAAIEFLHCASLVHDDLPCFDDADERRGKPSVHRAFGQPVAVLAGDALIVLAFETIARGVPGDARKLGGLVRLVGQAVGAPAGICAGQAWESEPTVSVAAYHRAKTASLFAGATAAGALAAGADPLAWRDLGERLGEAYQVADDISDIAATSEQTGKTSNRDSLLGRPNVAHEMGLDEALALLDRTVVEAIAAVPVCPGQAQLRAAILLETKRFLPAGLVRTAA; encoded by the coding sequence ATGGATCTCGGCATTCGGATCGAAAAGGCCCTGGACGTCGCTCTTACCAAGGCGGAGGGCGCCGATTGTCCCCCCGGTCTTGCGGCGGCTCTGCGGTATGCAGTGTTTCCGGCGGGGCACCGCATCAGGCCGAGGCTGGTGATGGCCGTCTCGGAGGCCTGCGGCGGTTCGGATCCCGATGCGGCCGATGCCGCGGCGGCGGCCATCGAGTTCCTCCACTGCGCCTCGCTCGTCCATGACGACCTCCCCTGTTTCGACGATGCCGACGAGCGCCGCGGCAAGCCCTCGGTGCATCGCGCCTTCGGTCAGCCGGTCGCGGTCCTGGCGGGTGACGCGCTGATCGTCCTCGCCTTCGAGACCATTGCCCGCGGCGTGCCCGGCGATGCCCGCAAGCTCGGCGGTCTGGTCCGGCTCGTCGGTCAGGCCGTCGGTGCGCCGGCCGGCATCTGCGCCGGCCAGGCCTGGGAGAGCGAGCCGACCGTCTCGGTCGCCGCCTATCACCGCGCCAAGACCGCGTCGCTCTTCGCCGGCGCCACGGCGGCCGGTGCACTCGCCGCCGGCGCCGATCCGCTGGCATGGCGGGATCTCGGCGAACGTCTCGGCGAGGCCTATCAGGTCGCCGACGACATCAGCGACATCGCCGCGACCTCCGAGCAGACGGGCAAGACCAGCAACCGCGATAGCCTGCTGGGCCGGCCGAACGTCGCCCATGAGATGGGCCTCGACGAGGCGCTGGCGCTGCTCGACCGCACGGTGGTCGAGGCCATTGCCGCCGTCCCGGTCTGCCCCGGCCAGGCGCAGCTGCGCGCCGCCATCCTGCTTGAGACCAAGCGCTTCCTGCCGGCGGGGCTCGTCCGCACTGCGGCATGA
- the crtD gene encoding 1-hydroxycarotenoid 3,4-desaturase CrtD yields MQDRVVIVGAGIAGLTAAMLLAHRGCAVTLVEASDHTGGKIRAVETGAGPLDSGPTVFTMRPVFEALFASVGESLGDHLALTPLGVLARHHWPDGSTLDLFADPARSAEAIAAVAGPAEADGFRRFCADAARVYRLLDAPFMQTERPSMLGLTASLGLGGLAIRPFETLWSVLGSYFRDPRLRQLFGRYATYCGSSPFAAPATLMLIAHAEQEGVWSLPGGMQDLARAVTALALARGAELRSGCRVAEIVVRQGRAAGIRLATGEEIAADVVIHAGDVGALASGLLGPEARRAVPAPDPALRSLSAVTWCFAARAEGFPLAHHTVFFSADYVAEFAALAAGSLPDDPTIYVCAPDRSGGSPQANGAERLFCLVNAPARGDDGRPDPGEIDPCETRMMQRLAAAGLTLSISDRTVTTPADFARRFPGTSGALYGSATHGAMASFRRPGSRSAIPGLYLAGGSVHPGAGVPMAATSGRLAASAVMADLTSRSTSRRTAMLGGMSTR; encoded by the coding sequence GTGCAGGACCGTGTCGTCATCGTCGGGGCAGGCATTGCGGGGCTCACCGCGGCGATGCTGCTCGCCCACCGGGGATGTGCGGTCACGCTGGTCGAGGCCTCCGACCACACCGGCGGCAAGATCCGCGCAGTGGAGACCGGCGCGGGCCCGCTCGATTCCGGCCCCACCGTCTTCACCATGCGCCCGGTCTTCGAGGCGCTCTTCGCCAGCGTCGGCGAGAGCCTTGGGGATCACCTCGCGCTGACGCCCCTCGGCGTGCTGGCCCGCCACCACTGGCCCGACGGATCGACACTCGACCTCTTCGCCGATCCCGCCCGATCGGCCGAGGCCATCGCCGCTGTCGCCGGCCCTGCCGAGGCCGACGGCTTCCGCCGCTTCTGCGCCGATGCGGCCAGGGTCTATCGCCTGCTCGATGCGCCCTTCATGCAGACGGAGCGGCCGTCCATGCTCGGGCTGACGGCATCGCTCGGCCTCGGCGGGCTCGCCATCCGGCCCTTCGAGACGCTGTGGAGCGTCCTCGGCAGCTATTTCCGCGACCCGCGCCTGCGCCAGCTCTTCGGCCGCTACGCCACCTATTGCGGCTCCTCGCCCTTCGCGGCGCCGGCGACGCTCATGCTAATCGCCCATGCCGAACAGGAGGGCGTCTGGAGCCTGCCCGGCGGGATGCAGGACCTTGCCCGCGCCGTCACCGCACTCGCCCTTGCGCGCGGCGCAGAGCTGCGCAGCGGCTGCCGCGTGGCGGAAATCGTGGTGCGGCAGGGGCGCGCGGCCGGCATCCGCCTTGCCACCGGCGAGGAGATCGCCGCCGATGTGGTCATCCATGCCGGCGATGTCGGCGCGCTGGCCTCGGGACTCCTCGGCCCGGAGGCCCGGCGCGCCGTGCCGGCCCCCGACCCCGCCCTGCGCTCACTCTCCGCCGTCACCTGGTGCTTCGCCGCCAGGGCCGAGGGCTTTCCCCTCGCCCACCACACCGTCTTCTTCTCGGCCGACTATGTCGCCGAGTTCGCAGCGCTTGCCGCCGGCAGCCTGCCCGACGATCCGACGATCTATGTCTGCGCGCCCGACCGCTCTGGCGGATCGCCGCAGGCGAATGGCGCCGAGCGCCTCTTCTGCCTCGTCAATGCCCCGGCCCGCGGTGACGACGGCCGGCCTGATCCCGGGGAGATCGACCCATGCGAGACGCGTATGATGCAGCGGCTGGCGGCGGCCGGCCTCACCCTGTCGATCAGCGACCGGACGGTGACCACGCCGGCGGATTTCGCCCGGCGCTTTCCCGGTACGTCGGGAGCGCTCTACGGTTCGGCGACCCACGGAGCCATGGCCTCGTTCCGCCGCCCGGGCTCGCGGTCGGCGATTCCGGGGCTCTATCTGGCGGGGGGCAGCGTCCATCCGGGAGCGGGCGTGCCGATGGCGGCGACCTCCGGCCGGCTCGCGGCATCGGCCGTGATGGCGGACCTGACTTCGCGCTCGACGTCCCGAAGGACGGCTATGCTTGGTGGTATGTCGACGCGTTGA
- a CDS encoding carotenoid 1,2-hydratase, producing the protein MSDDGRHGLVIIVFIGSVFSPYYAWRRRSGPADPLAHCAVNVALYGPGGRWAMTERGAGPRARASDHLAIGPSQVSWDRGRLTIAIDEMAVPIPRRVRGTVTVTPTSAPSRAFHLDAEGHHRWRPIAPAARVEARFSAPDLSWSGHGYCDTNDGDRPLERDFLTWNWSREVRAAGGRIHYDARRADGGRTTLALGLQQDGRLAPVEAPDPAPLPRTGWRVARETPAVGGHRPRVIMGMEDAPFYARAVVGTDWGDGPATFVHEALSMPRFSNPIVQAMLPFRMPRRAGT; encoded by the coding sequence TTGAGCGATGACGGCCGCCATGGCCTCGTCATCATCGTCTTCATCGGCTCGGTCTTCTCGCCCTACTATGCGTGGCGCCGCCGCTCCGGCCCCGCCGATCCCCTGGCGCATTGCGCGGTGAACGTCGCGCTCTACGGGCCGGGTGGGCGCTGGGCCATGACCGAGCGCGGGGCGGGCCCGCGCGCACGCGCCAGCGACCACCTCGCCATCGGCCCGAGCCAGGTCTCCTGGGATCGCGGCCGCCTGACCATCGCCATCGACGAGATGGCCGTGCCCATCCCACGGCGGGTGCGCGGCACGGTCACGGTGACACCGACCTCCGCGCCCAGCCGGGCCTTCCACCTCGACGCCGAGGGTCATCATCGCTGGCGGCCCATCGCACCGGCGGCACGGGTGGAGGCGCGGTTCTCCGCCCCCGACCTGTCCTGGTCCGGCCACGGCTATTGCGACACCAATGATGGCGACCGGCCGCTCGAGCGCGACTTCCTCACCTGGAACTGGTCGCGCGAGGTGCGGGCCGCGGGCGGGCGCATCCACTACGACGCGCGCCGCGCCGATGGCGGCCGCACCACCCTCGCCCTCGGGCTCCAGCAGGACGGCCGGCTCGCCCCCGTCGAGGCGCCAGATCCTGCACCCCTGCCGCGAACCGGCTGGCGCGTGGCGCGCGAAACGCCGGCGGTGGGCGGGCATCGGCCGAGGGTGATCATGGGGATGGAGGACGCGCCCTTCTATGCGCGCGCCGTGGTCGGCACCGATTGGGGCGACGGGCCCGCGACCTTCGTCCACGAGGCGCTGTCGATGCCGCGCTTCAGCAATCCGATCGTGCAGGCCATGCTGCCCTTCCGCATGCCGCGACGGGCGGGGACCTAG
- a CDS encoding phytoene/squalene synthase family protein produces the protein MAARSRPDPADVAACRRLLQAGSRSFFAASLLLPASVREPATVLYAFCRVADDAVDLSPNSATAIARLHARLDGIFAGTPDEDPVDRALAIVVRVHDLPRSVFDALIEGLAWDVGGRTYETFSDLIAYCARVAGTVGTLMTLLMGRRDPRVLARACDLGVAMQLTNIARDVGEDARAGRIYLPLDWMAEAGLSPAAFLADPRFDRRIAGLVERLLAEADRLYRRSQSGIGALPGGCRPAIHAARLIYQEIGILLAARGYDSIAQRSVVPQGRKLALVGRALLDAGFASGPTRQKALAEVQFLIDAVRPEGGEGLMADQGLDRLMDIFERLAREPGSARTGRVLRPRRGRTRASRLTATA, from the coding sequence ATGGCAGCACGGTCGCGACCTGATCCCGCCGATGTCGCAGCCTGCCGCCGCCTGCTGCAGGCGGGCTCGCGCTCGTTCTTCGCGGCCTCGCTGCTGCTGCCCGCCTCCGTGCGGGAGCCCGCGACGGTCCTCTACGCCTTCTGCCGGGTGGCGGATGATGCGGTGGACCTGTCGCCGAACTCCGCCACTGCCATCGCGCGCCTGCATGCGCGCCTCGACGGGATCTTCGCCGGTACGCCGGATGAGGATCCGGTGGACCGGGCGCTGGCCATCGTGGTGCGGGTCCACGACCTGCCGCGCAGCGTCTTCGATGCCCTGATCGAGGGGCTCGCCTGGGATGTCGGCGGGCGCACCTACGAGACCTTCTCCGACCTCATCGCCTATTGCGCGCGCGTCGCCGGCACGGTCGGCACGCTGATGACCCTGCTGATGGGACGCCGCGATCCGCGCGTGCTGGCCCGGGCCTGCGATCTCGGCGTCGCCATGCAGCTCACCAACATTGCCCGCGACGTCGGCGAGGACGCCCGCGCCGGCCGCATCTACCTGCCGCTCGACTGGATGGCCGAGGCCGGGCTCTCGCCCGCCGCCTTCCTCGCCGATCCGCGTTTCGACCGTCGGATTGCCGGCCTGGTGGAGCGCCTGCTCGCCGAAGCCGACCGGCTCTACCGGCGCTCGCAGAGTGGCATCGGCGCCTTGCCGGGCGGTTGCCGGCCAGCCATCCATGCGGCGCGTCTGATCTACCAGGAAATCGGCATCCTGCTCGCGGCGCGCGGCTATGACAGCATCGCGCAGCGCAGCGTCGTGCCGCAGGGCCGCAAGCTGGCGCTGGTCGGCCGGGCCCTGCTGGATGCCGGCTTCGCCAGTGGCCCGACGCGCCAGAAGGCGCTGGCCGAGGTGCAGTTCCTGATCGATGCGGTGCGGCCCGAGGGCGGCGAGGGGCTGATGGCCGATCAGGGGCTCGACAGGCTTATGGACATCTTCGAACGGCTCGCCCGCGAACCCGGTTCGGCGCGCACCGGCCGGGTGCTGCGGCCACGGCGTGGGCGGACGCGGGCCTCGCGCCTGACCGCAACCGCCTGA
- a CDS encoding phytoene desaturase, whose protein sequence is MTAPLRHPVPVDDRRPHAIVIGSGFGGLAAAIRLGARGYRVTVLERHDQPGGRARVFRQDGFTFDAGPTIVTAPFLFEDLWTLCGKRLADHVDMVPLDPFYRLRFHDGSTLDCTGDPDRMRAAVGQLSPSDVAGYDRFMAQSEEICRIGFEQLGHVPFGSFMDMVRVAPDLLRLSGHRSVHHLVSKYVKDERLRIALSFHPLFVGGNPFSASAIYGLIAALERRWGVHFARGGTGALVTGMVDLIMGQANTVRLNADVSRIIVEDGAARGVVLADGEAIRADLVVSNADVTHTYGKLVPEGATKRWRPAKLKRASQSMSLFVWYFGTKGRRADVPHHTILLGPRYQGLLDDIFRRKTLAEDFSLYLHRPTATDPSLAPPGHDAFYVLSPVPNLAGGQDWDRLAETYRERIAAELDRTVMPGFRDQIVTSRVMHPGHFRDELLAPFGAAFSLEPVLLQSAWFRPHNRSEDIRDLYLVGAGTHPGAGLPGVLSSARILDQVVPHGSTVAT, encoded by the coding sequence ATGACTGCACCGCTGCGCCATCCCGTGCCGGTCGATGACCGGCGACCCCATGCCATCGTCATCGGCTCCGGCTTCGGGGGGCTTGCGGCTGCCATCCGCCTCGGTGCGCGCGGCTATCGCGTCACCGTGCTGGAGCGGCACGACCAGCCAGGCGGACGCGCCCGCGTGTTCCGGCAGGACGGTTTCACCTTCGATGCCGGCCCGACCATTGTCACCGCGCCGTTCCTCTTTGAGGACCTGTGGACCCTTTGCGGCAAGCGCCTCGCCGACCATGTCGACATGGTCCCGCTCGACCCCTTCTACCGGCTGCGCTTCCATGACGGCTCGACGCTCGACTGCACGGGCGACCCGGACCGGATGCGCGCCGCGGTCGGCCAGCTCTCGCCCTCCGATGTCGCGGGCTACGACCGCTTCATGGCGCAGAGCGAGGAGATCTGCCGCATCGGTTTCGAGCAACTGGGTCACGTGCCCTTCGGCTCCTTCATGGACATGGTGCGCGTTGCGCCGGACCTGCTCCGGCTCTCCGGCCATCGCTCGGTGCACCACCTCGTCAGCAAATATGTGAAGGACGAGCGGCTGCGCATCGCCCTGTCCTTCCACCCGCTCTTCGTCGGCGGCAATCCCTTCTCGGCAAGCGCCATCTACGGGCTCATCGCCGCGCTCGAACGGCGCTGGGGCGTGCATTTCGCCCGCGGCGGCACGGGCGCGCTGGTCACCGGCATGGTCGACCTCATCATGGGCCAGGCCAACACGGTCCGGCTCAACGCCGATGTGTCGCGCATCATCGTCGAGGACGGGGCGGCACGCGGCGTCGTGCTGGCCGATGGCGAGGCGATCCGGGCCGACCTCGTCGTCTCCAATGCCGACGTGACCCACACCTATGGCAAGCTCGTGCCGGAGGGGGCGACGAAACGCTGGCGTCCGGCCAAGCTCAAGCGCGCCTCGCAGTCCATGAGCCTCTTCGTCTGGTACTTCGGCACGAAGGGCCGCCGCGCCGACGTGCCGCATCACACGATCCTGCTGGGACCGCGCTACCAGGGCCTGCTCGACGACATCTTCCGCCGCAAGACGCTGGCGGAGGATTTCAGCCTCTACCTGCATCGGCCGACCGCCACCGACCCGAGCCTCGCGCCGCCCGGCCACGATGCCTTCTACGTGCTCTCGCCGGTGCCGAACCTCGCCGGCGGGCAGGACTGGGATCGGCTTGCCGAGACCTATCGCGAGAGGATCGCCGCCGAGCTCGACCGGACGGTCATGCCCGGCTTCCGCGACCAGATCGTCACCTCGCGCGTCATGCATCCCGGCCATTTCCGCGACGAGCTGCTCGCGCCCTTCGGCGCCGCCTTCAGCCTCGAGCCGGTGCTGCTGCAGAGCGCCTGGTTCCGGCCGCACAATCGCTCCGAGGACATCCGCGACCTCTATCTCGTCGGCGCGGGAACCCATCCCGGCGCCGGCCTGCCGGGCGTGCTCTCCTCGGCCCGCATCCTCGACCAGGTGGTTCCCCATGGCAGCACGGTCGCGACCTGA
- the bchO gene encoding alpha/beta fold hydrolase BchO, which produces MTQRLDWKRDGATWPGHEHSRFVEAAGHTFHVQVSGDGPVALLLHGTGASTHSWRRFAPLLAGRFTVVAPDLPGHAFTRAPFASSLSLDAMAESIAALMVKLGRMPDLIIGHSAGAAIALQMALKGLAAPRGIVSLNGALRPLEGFASRFFPPIARMLALLPVVPQVFAWRARDPAVLDDLLKQTGSRIPPEDRAIYARLAASPPHVGAALGMMANWDLSALERSFPKVTTPVLLVAGTQDGMVPARQADVVAHRLPHAEVARLRSLGHLAHEEAPERVAATVLDWFDRVTALPAEAVAPIGATP; this is translated from the coding sequence ATGACCCAGCGCCTCGACTGGAAGCGTGACGGAGCGACCTGGCCGGGCCATGAGCACAGCCGCTTCGTCGAGGCCGCCGGGCACACCTTCCATGTCCAGGTCTCGGGCGACGGGCCCGTGGCCCTGCTCCTCCACGGCACCGGCGCCTCGACCCATTCGTGGCGCCGCTTTGCCCCGCTCCTCGCCGGCCGCTTCACCGTCGTGGCGCCGGACCTGCCGGGCCATGCCTTCACCCGGGCGCCCTTCGCCTCCAGCCTGTCGCTCGACGCCATGGCGGAGAGCATCGCCGCGCTCATGGTCAAGCTCGGGCGGATGCCTGACCTCATCATCGGCCATTCCGCGGGGGCGGCCATTGCCCTCCAGATGGCCCTGAAGGGTCTCGCCGCGCCGCGGGGCATCGTCAGCCTCAATGGCGCCTTGCGGCCGCTGGAGGGCTTCGCCAGCCGCTTCTTTCCGCCGATTGCGCGGATGCTGGCGCTGCTCCCGGTGGTGCCCCAGGTCTTCGCCTGGCGGGCCCGCGATCCTGCCGTGCTCGATGATCTCCTCAAGCAGACGGGATCGCGCATCCCGCCCGAGGACCGGGCGATCTACGCCCGCCTTGCCGCCTCGCCGCCCCATGTGGGCGCGGCACTCGGCATGATGGCCAATTGGGACCTCTCGGCGCTGGAGCGCAGCTTTCCGAAGGTGACGACGCCCGTGCTGCTGGTTGCCGGCACGCAGGACGGCATGGTGCCGGCGCGGCAGGCCGATGTCGTCGCGCACCGGCTGCCCCATGCGGAGGTCGCTCGGCTGCGCAGCCTCGGCCATCTCGCCCATGAGGAAGCGCCCGAGCGCGTCGCCGCCACGGTTCTCGACTGGTTCGACCGGGTGACGGCCCTGCCCGCCGAGGCGGTCGCGCCGATCGGGGCAACACCATGA
- a CDS encoding magnesium chelatase subunit D: protein MSATSTGDDLRAAALAVAPALLAVDPKALGGVLLKGPAGPVRDRFIATLTAALPAGSPVLPVPCHVGPGRLIGEIDTTATLAAGRLIHDPGLFVRAGRGLLVLRSAERLEPSAAALVALALDEPGEGFGIVACDESLADEDGPARCLAERLALHLDLTGLDESAIPATEPEVVAAARDRLARVTVADAAVVRLAAAASALGVRSDRALLHCVRAARILAALARRMTVSDADAETAAILVLAPRATRLPQAAADPAEAEDPPPPPPESEADNPSDPPPGDPAVAEDRVLDATVAALPPDLLAALSAGKPPARGRSPAGRSRDTGAASARGRQIGTRAGDPRRGRLDLLASVRSAVPWQRLRGAPPSGARLSLRPADLRLKRLKNRKGATTIFCVDASGSTALERLAEAKGAVEQILADCYVRRDEVALVAFRGQEATLIVPPTRSLQRARACLQALPGGGGTPLAEGIAAACRLGVDTARRGRTPTLVLITDGRPNIGFGGIAGRDRAAEDATTAAREVAAHHLRALVIDSSARPEPRARALADTMGALYLALPHADSASLHRAVQAGSAALAAGVKP from the coding sequence ATGAGCGCGACGTCCACCGGCGATGACCTCCGGGCTGCGGCTCTGGCCGTCGCCCCGGCGCTCCTCGCCGTGGACCCCAAGGCGCTCGGCGGCGTGCTGCTGAAGGGGCCGGCGGGTCCCGTCCGCGACCGCTTCATCGCCACGCTGACCGCCGCCTTGCCGGCCGGGAGCCCCGTCCTGCCCGTGCCCTGCCATGTCGGCCCCGGACGGCTCATCGGAGAAATCGACACCACGGCGACGCTTGCCGCAGGCCGGCTGATCCACGATCCCGGCCTCTTCGTCCGCGCCGGCCGCGGCCTTCTCGTGCTGCGCTCGGCCGAGCGGCTGGAGCCCTCCGCGGCTGCACTGGTCGCGCTCGCCCTCGACGAGCCCGGCGAGGGCTTCGGCATCGTCGCCTGCGACGAGAGCCTCGCCGACGAGGATGGTCCGGCGCGCTGCCTTGCCGAACGCCTCGCCCTGCATCTCGACCTGACCGGCCTGGACGAGAGCGCCATCCCCGCCACCGAGCCGGAGGTGGTGGCTGCCGCCCGCGACCGTCTCGCCCGCGTCACCGTTGCCGATGCGGCGGTCGTCCGCCTCGCGGCCGCAGCCTCCGCGCTCGGCGTGCGCTCCGATCGCGCGCTGCTCCATTGCGTTCGCGCCGCGCGCATCCTCGCCGCCCTTGCAAGGCGCATGACCGTCTCCGATGCCGATGCGGAGACCGCCGCCATCCTCGTTCTCGCGCCGCGGGCGACGCGCCTGCCGCAGGCGGCGGCCGATCCCGCCGAGGCCGAGGATCCGCCGCCTCCGCCCCCCGAGAGCGAAGCCGACAACCCGTCTGATCCGCCGCCCGGCGATCCCGCTGTCGCCGAGGACCGCGTTCTCGACGCAACGGTGGCGGCCCTGCCGCCGGACCTTCTCGCAGCCCTCTCCGCGGGCAAGCCGCCAGCCCGCGGGCGCTCGCCGGCCGGGCGCTCGCGCGACACCGGGGCTGCCTCCGCGCGTGGCCGCCAGATCGGCACCCGCGCGGGTGACCCCCGCCGTGGCCGGCTGGACCTGCTCGCCTCCGTCCGTTCGGCCGTCCCCTGGCAGCGGCTGCGCGGTGCGCCGCCTTCGGGTGCGCGGCTCAGCCTACGCCCGGCCGATCTCCGGCTGAAGCGGCTGAAGAACCGCAAGGGCGCCACGACGATCTTCTGCGTCGATGCCTCCGGCTCCACCGCCCTCGAACGGCTCGCCGAGGCCAAGGGCGCGGTCGAGCAGATCCTCGCGGATTGCTATGTCCGCCGCGACGAGGTGGCCCTCGTCGCCTTCCGCGGCCAGGAGGCGACGCTCATCGTGCCGCCGACCCGGTCGCTGCAGCGGGCGCGTGCCTGCCTCCAGGCGCTGCCCGGCGGCGGTGGCACGCCGCTCGCCGAGGGCATCGCCGCCGCCTGCCGTCTCGGCGTCGACACGGCCCGCCGCGGCCGCACGCCCACCCTCGTGCTCATCACCGATGGCCGGCCCAATATCGGCTTCGGCGGCATTGCCGGCCGCGACCGGGCCGCGGAGGACGCCACGACGGCGGCCCGCGAGGTCGCAGCCCATCACCTGCGCGCCCTGGTGATCGACAGCTCCGCCCGGCCGGAGCCGCGGGCGCGGGCGCTCGCGGACACGATGGGCGCGCTCTATCTCGCGCTGCCCCATGCCGATTCCGCCTCGCTCCACCGTGCGGTGCAGGCGGGGTCAGCGGCCCTTGCGGCGGGGGTGAAGCCATGA
- the bchI gene encoding magnesium chelatase ATPase subunit I: protein MAEPFPFTAIVGQSEMKQALLVAAVDPRIGGVLITGDRGTGKSTAVRGLAAILPPLRVVADCPYRCGPGDSPECCPHCSSATTRTLGTGPVPVVDLPLGATEDRVVGALDIEEALVHGRKRFEPGLLARANRGFLYVDEVNLLEDHLVDLLLDVAASGENIVEREGLSVRHPARFVLIGSGNPEEGELRPQLLDRFGLSVEVTSPDDIDLRVEAVKRRESFDRDANAFHATWAREQQRLARRIAAARKRLEAIEVTDMMRRAIAGLCIKLGTDGLRGELTLIRAARALAALEGDTTIAANHLRQAAPLALRHRLRRNPMDEAGSRIRVERALAEAWAA from the coding sequence ATGGCTGAGCCCTTTCCCTTCACGGCCATCGTCGGCCAATCCGAAATGAAGCAGGCGCTGCTGGTCGCGGCCGTCGATCCCCGCATCGGCGGTGTGTTGATCACGGGCGACCGCGGCACCGGCAAGTCGACCGCCGTGCGTGGACTTGCCGCCATCCTGCCGCCCCTGCGCGTCGTCGCCGATTGTCCGTATCGCTGTGGCCCCGGCGATAGCCCGGAGTGCTGCCCCCATTGCAGCAGTGCGACGACGCGCACCCTCGGGACGGGGCCCGTCCCCGTGGTCGACCTCCCCCTCGGCGCCACCGAGGACCGTGTCGTCGGCGCGCTCGACATCGAGGAAGCGCTGGTCCATGGCCGCAAGCGCTTCGAGCCGGGCCTGCTTGCCCGCGCCAATCGCGGCTTCCTCTACGTCGACGAGGTCAATCTGCTGGAGGACCACCTGGTGGACCTGCTGCTCGACGTCGCCGCCTCCGGCGAGAACATCGTCGAGCGCGAGGGCCTGTCGGTGCGCCATCCCGCCCGCTTCGTGCTCATCGGCAGCGGCAATCCGGAAGAGGGCGAGTTGCGCCCGCAGCTTCTCGATCGCTTCGGCCTGTCGGTGGAGGTCACCTCGCCCGACGACATCGACCTGCGCGTCGAGGCGGTGAAGCGCCGCGAGTCCTTCGACCGCGACGCGAATGCGTTCCATGCCACCTGGGCGCGGGAACAGCAGCGCCTCGCCCGCCGCATCGCCGCCGCCCGCAAGCGGCTGGAAGCGATCGAGGTCACCGACATGATGCGGCGCGCCATTGCCGGGCTCTGCATCAAGCTCGGCACGGACGGCCTGCGCGGCGAGCTGACCCTCATCCGCGCGGCGCGGGCTCTGGCGGCGCTCGAGGGCGACACGACCATTGCCGCCAACCATCTGCGGCAGGCCGCGCCCCTGGCGCTGCGCCATCGCCTCCGGCGCAACCCCATGGACGAGGCCGGTTCGCGCATCCGCGTCGAGCGGGCCCTGGCCGAGGCCTGGGCCGCATGA